The Coffea arabica cultivar ET-39 chromosome 4e, Coffea Arabica ET-39 HiFi, whole genome shotgun sequence genome includes a window with the following:
- the LOC113740729 gene encoding pentatricopeptide repeat-containing protein At3g48250, chloroplastic-like: protein MKHQARRFLSSHRFANSLHSTHLPRTRCLHTRVTQFSHHSSPSLSTRSSLSLSLLDLRSQIEKLPKSGKSEAFSNEILSENPGLPDSMRILHEDPKFDLLFYRWAAEENGFRSCSSSYNSQLKFCAINDGMKEFLVVVRRCKRKGIYIGQKTYLDIYSDLRRLKRDDDATELQLFYENMVFQNAIKGVAKMVAQNLDWGSELERKLGEMRIWVQENFVLGVLKELKGKGLPLKALSFFKWVGESLGFEHNNATYNRILRILCTEETIMEFWSIFEEMKDAGYVIDSDTYVEVMLEFQKSKMVKDAVELFEYRMDTPFKYLEGECGLLFNVISSTSNPDLDLMFRVVKKYEAAGYCLLKSDYEGIHRCLTSAGKFDEAEKIIQTMRRAGYNQCDVTYRQLIFGLCKAGRLEEACEVVDMMEAQGYIPGIKTWIALTKGYCDVNGVDKALPWFGILVKKGFDANAGLLDFLVYGFLKEKRVIGAYELDMEMVGKAHMIPWHATFRNLIEELLGERRLEEALNLLRLMMKQDYRPYREPFVQYISKFGSVEDAWEFLMALSKKTYPSLLACQRVFKSFFNEGRHCEAKELLLKCPDHISRRPAICTLFGSS, encoded by the coding sequence ATGAAGCATCAAGCCAGAAGATTCCTGAGTAGTCACCGATTCGCCAACTCGCTCCACTCAACTCACCTGCCCAGAACTCGCTGTCTCCACACTCGGGTGACTCAGTTCTCTCACCACTCATCCCCTTCTCTTTCTACCCGAAGttccctttccctttctttGCTGGATTTAAGATCCCAAATTGAAAAGCTGCCCAAATCAGGGAAGTCAGAAGCATTTAGTAATGAAATCTTATCAGAAAATCCAGGATTGCCTGATTCTATGAGGATATTACATGAAGACCCAAAATTTGATTTACTCTTTTACAGGTGGGCCGCCGAGGAAAATGGATTTAGGTCATGTTCATCAAGTTATAATTCACAGTTGAAGTTTTGTGCTATAAATGATGGaatgaaggaatttttggtTGTTGTCAGAAGATGTAAAAGAAAGGGAATTTATATTGGTCAGAAGAcatatttagatatttattcGGATCTTAGGAGATTGAAAAGGGATGATGATGCTACTGAGTTGCAGCTTTTTTATGAGAACATGGTTTTTCAAAATGCTATTAAAGGAGTTGCTAAAATGGTGGCCCAGAATTTGGATTGGGGTAGTGAATTGGAGAGAAAATTGGGTGAAATGAGGATATGGGTACAGGAGAATTTTGTTTTAGGAGTATTGAAGGAGCTTAAGGGAAAAGGTTTGCCTTTGAAGGCTTTGAGTTTCTTTAAATGGGTTGGGGAGAGTTTGGGGTTTGAGCATAATAATGCTACTTATAATCGGATTCTTAGGATTCTTTGCACGGAAGAAACGATTATGGAGTTTTGGAGTATATTTGAGGAGATGAAAGATGCTGGTTATGTAATTGATAGTGATACTTATGTTGAAGTGATGTTGGAGTTTCAGAAGAGTAAGATGGTGAAGGACGCGGTTGAGCTTTTTGAGTATAGGATGGATACTCCATTTAAGTATTTGGAGGGGGAGTGTGGCTTGCTTTTTAATGTCATTTCATCGACAAGTAATCCAGACTTGGATCTGATGTTTAGAGTTGTGAAGAAATATGAGGCAGCCGGGTATTGTTTATTGAAGAGTGACTATGAGGGGATCCATAGGTGTTTGACTAGTGCTGGGAAGTTTGATGAAGCAGAGAAGATCATCCAGACCATGAGAAGGGCTGGTTATAATCAGTGTGACGTGACATACAGACAATTGATTTTTGGACTTTGTAAAGCGGGGAGGCTAGAAGAAGCCTGTGAAGTAGTAGACATGATGGAAGCACAGGGATACATTCCTGGTATCAAGACTTGGATCGCACTAACAAAAGGGTATTGTGATGTTAATGGAGTTGATAAGGCACTTCCATGGTTtggaattttggtgaaaaaagGCTTTGATGCAAATGCTGGtcttttggattttctagtATATGGATTTCTGAAAGAAAAGAGGGTCATTGGAGCATACGAGTTAGATATGGAAATGGTTGGCAAGGCTCACATGATACCATGGCACGCTACATTTAGGAATCTGATTGAAGAGCTTCTTGGAGAGAGGAGACTGGAAGAAGCCTTGAACCTTCTTCGGCTTATGATGAAACAGGATTATCGACCATATCGAGAGCCTTTTGTCCAGTATATCTCAAAATTTGGTTCCGTGGAGGATGCTTGGGAATTTTTGATGGCACTCAGTAAAAAAACGTATCCATCTCTTTTGGCTTGCCAACGTGTTTTCAAGTCCTTCTTTAATGAGGGTAGACATTGTGAGGCCAAGGAGCTTCTTTTAAAGTGCCCTGATCATATTAGCAGACGTCCCGCAATTTGCACCCTTTTTGGTTCTTCATAG